The DNA region agagcatgctcacttataactcacactggggcgagagtctgggacccgacctggacgtcgttgagcgtgagagcatgctcacttataactcgcactggggcgagagtctgggacccgacctggacggtcgttgagcgtgagagcatgctcacttataactcgcattgggacgagagtctgagactcgacctgaacggtcgttgggcgtgagagcaggctcacttataactcgcactggggcgagagtctgagacccgATCGGGAATTCTTATGAAAAACTCGTTCGGAAATAAATGTTACCGACCTAGGGCGATTTCTCGACCAGGGTAGATGTTGCAGACCTGGGGGTGATTTCTCGACCAGGGTAGATGTTGCTGACCTGGGGGCGATTTCCCGACCAGGGACTATTTGAAGAGACCGCTTCAACTTCGTCTGCAGGCAAAAGATGCACAGTATCAGATGTATTGTGAAGATAgaaatattaaaatcttactcagcCTGTGGAAAGGATGTCTTGTGGCCTCGCCACATTCAAATTTCTTTCCCGCCCATTTTCTTCACCGCTTCCCAAGAAAATTACGTGGCAGACGTTTCCGTACACCCGCTACATTTCATGATTTTCTTATCACATCCATCATTAATACGCTTCCTAGGGGGGTGACACCTGTCCCACGCCTTTATTGCTTACGCCGTATGACGCCGCTGACTCCACTCCCTTTTGTACACAGCCTCCCAGAAGAGTATGTCGTTCTGTGATTGGACGGCTTTGGCCGCTTTACCAAAAAATATACTCGACACATCTTTTCGATATTCCCTAAGAAAACCCactttataagccctaaaggcagtccgccgtCGTTGCCTTGAGCGTTTCGACTGCCCTCATCTTCTTGTTCCTTCGCTGTTCCTGGTGTCTCAGCCCTTCCCTCTCTCGACTCCTTACACCTAGTGCTTTCCTTCCTTTCGACTGacctcttcttcaacctttctcACCTTGATAATGGCTGACAGTAAGGCCTCCTTTTGGTATTCGTGTTTCATTTCTGACATAGATGACCATGACCTATCCGTGATTCGGTCTGACTTGAGACTTAGTGGGGCTTATGAACTCCGAATTCCCACGCCCAGCGAACACCCTGCAAACCCTCCTGAAGGCTTCATGACTATTTTTAAGGACAAACCTTTAGGAGGCCTTCGCTTTCCTATACATCCATTCATCTCCTCACTTAGTCGCTACTTTGGTATCTTCCCCTCTCAATTTGCTCCCAACTTTTTTAGAGCTGTATGTGGCATTGTCATTCTATGTCGCATATACCAAATTCCCTTGACCGCTCAACTATTCCATCATTTTTATTCTTTCAAACGTTCGGAACCGGGAGTATTCATGGTACAGGATAGGCCTGATTATAAGTTCTTTTCTGacatgccctcttccaataaaagGTGGAAATCCCGTTTCTTCTTTATTAGATCACCTGAATCCCTGGTCGCGCCGACCGACTAGCGTTCTGACCTTCCTTCCAACCTCCCTGTACACCAACATCAATCTTCTTACGACGTCGCTTCAGAAAAACTTCAAGGAGTCAGCGTTCGTTTGTCTATAATACTTTTGGAAGGCTTATTGTATTCTTTCGGGCTCAGCCCAGTTCAGGCGGAGATAGGGGCTCCGTTAGGTAAGATCCCGTTTTCCTCTTTGTTATttttcgctaactgaggtatttctctttcactttgcaGAGGCTGTCATGCTCTGGGCCTACTCCTCAGATATAAAACGCCAATCTTTCGCCGTTTTGCAAGCTATAAGTGCGGAGCTTAAGCAGGGCTTAGCGGCTTCCTCTTGGTCTACTCCTTCTGCCTCGCAGTCTGTCCCTTCCGCCTCACAATCTGCCCCACCAGCACCAGCTCAGGAGGAAACTTCCTCGGCTCTTCCCCTAGATGCCGCTCCTACTGAAGATTTTGCCACCCTGGAGCAGGCCGAGGAAGAGCGAGCCGCGTCTCCCCCGCCCGTCAAACGTCTACGGCTCCAGCGCAAGAGGAAGAGGGTTACTCCAGTGACTCAGGCGTCtcctccacctcttccttctggCCGTCGTTCATCTGCCGCCTCTTAATTTTCAGAGGTCAAGACTGTTACTCCCGACCGGGAGATGGCTATGGGGCCCGAGGTTCCCATTCTGTCGCCACGAGCATCAGCCCCAACACCCGGTCGGGATTTATCTCCCGAACAGACTATTCTTCCTGCTCAGGTCTTCTCTCCCGGGCAGCTACCCCTTCCCATAATGGACCAGCCCGGGAGTTCTGCAACTCTATCCGCCTCCCTTCCGTTACCTGCTCCAGCCTCCGCATCTCGAGCCAGGGGGAAGATCTCCAAAAAATATGCTTTCACCGCCTCCTGGCGTCTACCTTCCTCCACCGAGCCCAACGCCGCCGAAGAAACTACTGAAGAGGCTCCTCCCCCTGTGGCCCTAGTTCAGCTACAGGGCGATTTAGCCACGTCCTGGCGATCGGGCAATCAAAAATTTTGGAACAATCCGCCGATGGAAGGGCTGGATCAAGCTTCTCGCCAAATAGTTTCTGTAAGTTTTCTTTTATCAAGGCTCCTCTGCTGGAATCTCTTATAATTCTTCTTCGTATATCTAGCGCAGGCCTGTTCTGCCAACCTGAGTGCCATTCAATATGCCTCCCGCTTGCAGAGGGAGAATGAAGTGTTAAAGGCTCGTCTTCAGGAGTTGGAGCTGCCACTAACTCCCCGCGATCCCCTCAACCCGACCCCTGGGGACTTAGCGAGTTATCTTCGTTTGATTGGGGAGTCTGCAGAGTCCGCCCACAACATTTCCCATGCagcttttgacaaaataaagacCTTAGAAGCGGCTCTGAAGACAAGCGAGTCCAAACTGAGTTCTGAGGCGAAGAGGCGTCGCTCGCTGGTAGTTGAGCTGGATGCAAAGGACGCCCGGTTGACTACCTTGTCCTCCAATCTGAAGAGTTTGCAAGAAACCCAGGAGACTCTTAAGAAGAATTTAACGGATGTTCAGGGTCAGCTAGCCTCCAGTGCCGACCGGGAGAAGACCCTCCAAAGTAGCTGGGAAGCTAGCCAAGCAACACTCAAATCAATGCAGGCCGATCTTTTGAAAGCTCAGGAGAGTGCTTCCCAAAGTCAACAAGATTTGACTTTGGCCCGAGCTGACGCGGAGAAGGCCCGGACAGAGTTGACAGATTATCAGGCGAGAGAAGTTGGTCGTCTAAGAGCATACAAGCAAGCCTAcgtcgcctctcccttcttcttgaGGAAGATTGGAGGTCTGATGAATCTCATGCTATGCTGTGGCGCAGCCGACGGGTCTCGTCAAATGTTTGAGCAGAATCTGCTTCGCTCTGCCCCTTCAGAAGACTTCTTAGATACTACCCGCCTGATGAGTGAGCTTCCGGCCGGGTCACTTCCTTCATTTAACGATGACGATGACTTATTTCTCCTCCCTGAGCCTCCCGCTGATACTGACCCCTGATGTGGCACTATGTGTTGAATTTTAATGTAAAAATGAAGCTGCTAAACTTTCGCTCAAACTATTTGCCATGTAATTTCATTGTCCGAGACAAacaatattttaagtgtgggggagggagctttTCTTCATAAGTTGATGTGAGATTATTTGAGTTTCCAGGTGCTGGAATTGAAGTGTAAGAAAAAAAACAGTGGcaaatcaaaagagtatcaagtgtggagacAATGTATCAAGAATTGGGTATAGCTATCTAATTGAACAAGGGTTTGGCTTGATCTTTTGTGTTGGtattgacaaatggtattcatccctTTTCACATCAAATGGGTCAACTCATCAGGTTTATTCTTCCAATACTCTCAATTCTTCATTGATTCCTTTTCTTTTGCCGACTACATTCATTTcatttgttctttttgcttccatttcaattcttgataaaatccttttgattcatgtatgctatgtttatagtggcgGAGAATTAGAAAAGaaacaagcttatggtagtgaaatgttgtgagtgacattgagtagAACTCCACTTGtatacatgtttgagtgtgagagttagaataggtgaataccttgtgagattgcatcttgcttaatttttcaattgaattaAAACTactatacctactgattattgtttggattgtattcatgattgttggtgattttttagatgaccttagttaattaccttttaccatcttctaggtattgttAGGGAATTATTATGGAGATAATTTTTAATAGTTTCATAGTTTTGTTTGCTTGTTCGGGACgaacaagaataagtgtgggggatttgataaccatgatttcgttacactattttgattcatacatgcatgatttgatgtctTGTTCATAGgttaaacacatatgtacatcacattttatgcatttcatttaatcctcgacttaattacaaattagcttATAATCatagtatttgatgctaatattcgaTATAttatttgtaggcatcaaaaggatcATGGACCCGATCGATCAGATTAAATTTGGGCTTAAATCTAGGGCTAATCAAGGAGAACCAATCCAGAACCAATTTTGACAATTGATCGAGAACAAGAGAGGTctgaaccatccattgaagatctggtccatccaacctAAGGAAGAGTAGATCAAGACCTTTGATCAAGATCAACACCTGCGGATCAAATTTTAAGcgatttttcaccgttgatcaagaccCAAATCATTCTGGGTCGTCCATCTAGATCTGATCTGATTTAAATTGAGAAGCTATAGTTCTAGCTTCTATCGTCAAATCTCCACAGTGTTCGCATCAAGAAACAAAGAGGCGCGAGCCCCTTCGGTGATTCCGACCCCGATTCCATCTCTGATCATCTTCTCAGGCGACGACCTCAGTGGAGATCTTCAAGGCAGCTACTAGACCAAGATCTTGATCATCCGGAGTCGCCGGCAAGCGTTCTTTCCGGCGCATTTCTATTTTCTGTGATTCTCTGTTTCCGCCACAAATTAGGCAGCGATCCTCCGATCTGTGATTCCacttcccatcagcaacatttggCGGCGTTCCTCCAGTGTTACTGAGATCCATCCGACGATCATCCACCATCCGCAGCTTCCATCCAGATTCAGAGATTCCGAGTTTGCAGAAATCCAGATTTTCGTTCATTAACAAGTTCCAAAGTGTTTCAGCTTGCCGGAGGCATTTCGCCGGTGTTGTTGAGCAATTTTGGAACTGATTTGCAGCTGAGGGTTTTTCACTAACGACCGGAGTTCGGCGTTCTCATCTCCAGCttcttgtgtgacgacaagaaGTGTTGTTGGTGTAGATTagttgtgagttggatcggtttAGTTCACTTTATTACTATTTTTGTAGCTTAGAATAGATTTCTTGTTTGTTATGGTAATCTAGCATTTCTTTATCTTATTAAAGTTTAATTCGTGTTAAGTAGTTAGAACTTCATTGGTGCAATTTAGTTTAAATCTTGTTTaagcttggttaattgttaagtgactaagttttaagttaaagtttaatttttgctttagaTCAGCTTCAATTATGCCTTGTTATTtcattcttagtttaagtgtgttgatggttaaatcataatgtagggtgacaatgcgttatggatTAATTGTTGACATCTAATTAGATTTCATTCTAATATTAGATTAGTTTCTAATTTGCTTTGTTTTTCATTTATTAAGTTTAGAACCAAAACTTAAAcccccaattccatattaaaaattcaaaagcaaTAACAAATCAATCCTAAGATACCATCCTATTgttacattcgttgggagacgacccgagtcatctctatactacattagtgtagatttaattcttttgatacaCATTGCGCGACAAAATTAGGGTCAATCAATATGCATGTCCTGTTAAAGTAtagtgtcagaggtactttcatggtaggtcctttcataggacaaattAGAGAACGTGCCCCCGATCAATTGGAGAACGTGCCCATGCTTCGAGGAGGGTGCATGTCACCCACCAagacactatataaagggggttcataCATCGGCAGAGGTACACGTTATTCACTCTTCACGCCTGTGTCTACTGttactccatctttttcttcttttcggTGATTGACTTCAGCGTCGGAGTACCAATGCCAAGGACCCTTTCTCTATCTCGGCATTAATATTTCTTGTGTTGCAGAGCAGAGAGCAGTATATATCCAGTTAACGCAACAGTCACATCCCGAGCTTGTCATCTCCATGATTTTTGGGTAGGAACATCAGCAAAGTCGAGAAAAAAAATCTTCCTTATATTAATCAACTATAACTTCTTAATTTATCTACTCATAGATGATCGTGAGACTCATCATATGAGACCGCTTAGATAACAGATTCCATCTTTAAGTAACATATATTGCAGTAGTATTTCAAGTAATCGCAGAAGAAATGTAGTTAAAAAAAAAGTTGTATATTTAATCAATTTGAAAGGCAATGTTTATCTAGTTCTCTACGAACTGGTGTAATTTTAGTTCTTTGTCTTTGTCTGGTATTTAAATCAGATAATAATTCAGAATAGTTTGATGGTTTAAAAATTATGactcttaatttaaattttaaaaagtgatTACGATTCATAATTGTCGATTACTGATATTTCCATattggtttaaatttttttaattgtattttaaaatatttaaaactatataaatataaaaaaaataaaaattaaaaaaacatgaacatattaaaatcatcaatcaatcaatcaatcaatcaatcaatctatttatctatctatctatctatcagTATAAAAGAATTGAAAACATATTATTAGTTAGTTTttgatattaaaatattaatctgTCTTTtaattagggatgacaatgggtcgggttcagatcggattctatatcctccgtccctATATCCATCGGGTATAGAATCTCCGATGGATATATCCATACCCATTAAATGAttggatatcttctatagttataatttttattctttctatccaactattatcattcaataaaaatatattataattaatatcctattaaaatatatatatatatatatatataattaaaaaatagattaaacatctttatagtctcctcctaatatcaacaaaaatagtatgttgattttgaaaaaagaaaattttctttaatatatgtatatatattatttaatcaggtattcgggtattgatagtccctccatatcaTCCTCCATTCGAGTCGGATGTCTGATCCTCCATCAGATTCGAgtaaaattgtcatccctacctttaacattataataataataataataataataataatattattattattattattattattattattattatttatgaacTTCTAAAAAAACGAGAACCAATTATTTCCatattagtttaatttttttaattgtattTTAAAATATCTAAAACTATATAaatgtgaaaaaaataaaaattcaaaaaaatatgaACTTATTAAAACTATCTATCTAGATATCTATCAGTATAAAAGAATTGAAAACATATTATTAGTtagttttttaatattaaaatatttatctgTCCtttaacataataataataataataataataataatattattattattattattattatttatgaacTTCTAAAAAAAACGAGAaccaattatttattttttatttaatattaatattattatattttagtaTCATCATATATCAATTTTATATGTTTGATGATTAACCATCATTTTCACTTTACATATAATTGTTTTTCTAATATATACTTAATCAAATCATTTACACATTGTTCAACAGTCTACAATACAATACAAACAACATCAGTTAACCAAATTAACCTACGAAATTGTAATCTTGCCTCAACTAATTAGCAATTAATTTTCCGGACTGTTAACCGAAGACGACGATGCCGAATCACTGGAATAATCCACCGAAGACGACGATGTCGAATCACTGGAATAATCCACCGAAGACGTCCAGAAAACAACTTGGCGCCGGCAGGGACGGCTCTCCACCTCTCCCTCCGACGGACTCATCCTCTTCCGACCGGACATGTTGCAGGACTCTCTGTCCTCGCACGGCTGAGAAGGAACCTCTGCTTCCGCCTGCCATTACAGATGTTAGACAAAGATGCATACAATTAATTAATTCGATTTTTTTTATCGATGTCATAATTTATAAATACCTCAGACTTATCGATCACAGACCACTTCGCGTGAATCCATTGTTTCCTCTGCCGAAGCTTGGACGGGCGAACTCGGATCTGCGTCGCCGAGTTCCAGCGCCAAACGTCGACGACCCTACGGCGATCATCCACGTCGACGACCTTCGCCGGCCACCACGCGTGGTCCTCGAACAATTCGGCCGGGTCGCCGGCTTTCCACCGGAAGCGGCCGACGAAGGGAGGAGGGCACGGGCGGATGCAATCCCTCGACACGCACTGCACCGGCACCTCGGGGTCGTCCAGGCGAACGATGAACTGCTGGGAATTGAATGAGAGGAGATCGCCGCAGCGCCATGAATACGGAGGTGTGCGGCTGTCGTCGGCGTTTCGCCGCATCACCTCCACTCTGCTCCCCTTCGCCAACCTGGTCGCCATGTCGCCGCCGATGGAGGGATTGAAGCCTGATTGTGGAACAAGTTTCGGTCGTTCATTCTttgagctatatatatatatgtatgtatatagTTTTAATTAACCTACATTTTCTTAACAGATTAATCCAACTGCGCATCGCGCTAAATTTCAAAGATTGCCGCCATTTTTTTTTATCACCGTAAATTTATCTAGTTAATTTCCATCACCCCCAAATGATATAATAAATATATGGTAATTTGACAtttcctttttatgatatgatacttaattaattaaagagaTCACAAGGGTATTATTGAAGGAGCCCGATCTTGTGGGCACGAGAAAGTTTGGTCTAGATGTGCACATTACATTTTTTTCCTTCTATTGTTCATCTTCTACATCTCCTCTATCTCACTAACTTAAGCGTCAGAATAATTACGCCAGGACATATCTGGCCTGCTTACTAACACTCCTTTTTCACTCTCCACTTTGTGGATTTGCAAGTGTCTCTATTTTGAGGTCTTCTTCTCGTCGACCTTGAAGTCAGATTACTAGTGGTCCAGCTTTTATCGATTTCAAATAGAATCAAATTTAGTGTTGTCTATGGAAATATATGCCTGATCTGAAATGTGAAAATGAATGAAGGTAGAAAACTCACAACCACCACCCAACCCCAAGATGACCTTGATTTGTTAGTACTGACCAAATTACGAGCAGACATGCAAAAGCAACAAGTGGTGAATCCCTCACCTTTGAAAGTACATGTAACATCAGTAGTGGGAGTACAAACTCCTGATCGAAGATCCAAGCATGTGCAACCAATCGAATTCCTCCGCGCCTTGATCTAGACACCCATGGCAGAATCCATAAGATCCGATTGATCATCCTCCACTAGAGACACACCTCCTTGAGATCCTCAATGGGGCAAAGCTCTCGCTGTCAACATTTCACCGAATATGCCGAGCACTCCCTTCTCAAGGGATCCTTAAAGACTAGTTGCCCCGCCATTTCTGACCACTAGGTCGGAGAATATACGGGTATAATCGATCCAAGAGACCACCTAGTTTTGtaaattcaaaaatattgttcTGCTATATCAGTATATGGATGACGTTAAGTGTCGAGTGTTTCTAATAATATTCTCAAATTTGACACAAAGGTGGTTTAATCGACTTCCCTCGTAGTTCATCCTAtgctttgaaaattctaaaacaaccttcctccatcattttaccAACAGCCGGAGGTACCACAAAACTCTACTAAACTTATTTGCCCTCAAGCATGGGGCAAAAGAGACGTTAATTAAAGGCCTATATTCAACAATTCAACCAAGTTGCTTTGAATATTTCCTCTGTCACTTTTGAAATCTTGGTGAGTGTTTTTTCTTAATGACTCATGGATGGGGGCTTCTTTCATTCTTTGATAAATAAGTATCCTCCCCCCACCCTCCACAAACTTCGATGGTCTGTTGACTGTTGGGTCGGGCTGTCAAGTATGTCTATTGtgttagtaccccaagatagtttttatgtgatcaaccaaatcaggtTAGGTCatattggtatttaacccctgtgtctaagtgtgcagaaacttaggagcacaggaagtcgagtgaaagacgcagctagcgagaaggatggcacaggagagagctataggaccgttgggccggctagaagggttggtaaataacctgtcaattaaaaacagacaacccttcctcgaacgattaagctaacacttgtaaaatgaattaagcagataaataaaagcataaaagtaaatacgaggcaccagatgtttacttggttacaaccgatgtgg from Zingiber officinale cultivar Zhangliang chromosome 4B, Zo_v1.1, whole genome shotgun sequence includes:
- the LOC121978749 gene encoding uncharacterized protein LOC121978749, whose protein sequence is MATRLAKGSRVEVMRRNADDSRTPPYSWRCGDLLSFNSQQFIVRLDDPEVPVQCVSRDCIRPCPPPFVGRFRWKAGDPAELFEDHAWWPAKVVDVDDRRRVVDVWRWNSATQIRVRPSKLRQRKQWIHAKWSVIDKSEAEAEVPSQPCEDRESCNMSGRKRMSPSEGEVESRPCRRQVVFWTSSVDYSSDSTSSSSVDYSSDSASSSSTVEQCVNDLIKYILEKQLYVK